The proteins below are encoded in one region of Periplaneta americana isolate PAMFEO1 chromosome 11, P.americana_PAMFEO1_priV1, whole genome shotgun sequence:
- the LOC138709357 gene encoding WD repeat domain phosphoinositide-interacting protein 4-like: MKSPEAMASGRGVISLRFNQDQGCFSCCMESGLRIYNVEPLVEKAHFDTELMGSVSRCEMLYRSNLLAVVAGGSRPKFAENTVLVYDDVSKKFVLEFTFSDPVKAVRLRRDRLVVALCQHIHVFTFPAPAQRMFSIETRENPLGLCEVTPFLTAERQFLIFPGHKAGSVQLVDLANTEAGMSCAPVTINAHRGELACLAVNQQGTLIATASSKGTLIRVWDTARRNQLVELRRGSDPATLYCINFSMGSEYLCCSSDKGTVHIFALKDTELNKRSTLRGMGPFLGEYVQSQWAFANFTVPPECACICAFQQTKNTVIAICLDGTFHKYVFTNEGNCNRESFDVYLDVCDDDEY, encoded by the exons ATGAAGTCACCTGAAGCAATGGCAAGTGGGAGAGGAGTGATCAGTCTAAGGTTCAATCAAGATCAAG GTTGTTTTTCCTGTTGTATGGAAAGTGGTTTACGTATATACAATGTGGAGCCCCTAGTAGAAAAAGCCCACTTTG ATACGGAGCTAATGGGAAGTGTTTCACGCTGCGAAATGTTGTACCGTAGTAATTTACTTGCCGTTGTAGCTGGTGGTTCCAGGCCAAAGTTTGCAGAAAACACAGTGTTGGTGTATGACGACGTTTCCAAGAAGTTTGTTCTTGAGTTCACGTTCAGTGATCCCGTCAAAGCTGTTAGGTTACGAAGGGACAG GTTGGTAGTGGCCCTGTGCCAGCACATACATGTATTCACTTTCCCAGCTCCAGCGCAGAGGATGTTCTCCATAGAAACACGTGAAAACCCTTTGGGACTGTGCGAGGTCACTCCTTTCCTCACAGCTGAACGTCAATTTCTAATTTTCCCAGGACATAAAGCGGGCAGCGTGCAATTAGTG GACTTGGCCAACACAGAGGCTGGAATGTCATGTGCTCCTGTCACAATCAATGCCCACCGAGGAGAGCTGGCATGCCTTGCTGTGAACCAGCAGGGCACTTTGATAGCAACAGCTTCCAGCAAGGGTACCTTGATACGAGTGTGGGACACAGCACGGCGAAACCAGCTGGTGGAGCTTAGAAGGGGCTCTGACCCAGCCACCCTCTATTG CATAAACTTCAGTATGGGTTCAGAGTACCTGTGTTGCTCAAGTGACAAAGGTACAGTGCACATATTTGCGCTCAAGGACACAGAATTGAATAAGAGGTCAAC GTTGCGTGGAATGGGTCCTTTTTTGGGCGAATATGTGCAGTCCCAGTGGGCCTTTGCCAATTTCACGGTGCCTCCTGAATGTGCCTGTATATGTGCATTTCAGCAAACTAAAAACACAGTCATAG CCATATGTTTGGATGGAACCTTCCATAAATATGTGTTCACCAATGAAGGAAACTGCAATCGAGAGTCGTTTGATGTGTACCTTGATGtttgtgatgatgatgaatacTAG